Part of the Elusimicrobiota bacterium genome is shown below.
CAGTCGAACCACGCGGCCAGGAAACGGCGCTCCAGCGGCGGTTGGGCTAGCGCAGGCCGGCGGAGCTGCGGATGTCCCGTTCGTCGAGCAGGAAGATGACGAAGCGCTTGTTGGCCGCCTCGACCGCCGGGCTCTCCTTGAGCTCGTAGAGCTCGGGGAGGTTCTCGGCCTGTCCGATCTTGTACAGGGCCATCTGTGCCGCGTCGGTCGCCCAGGCGCCCATCGCCTCGGAGACGGCGGGGACCTTCAGGCCCGCGAGGCCCTCGATGACGGGCAGGTTCGACGGCTCGCCGCCGAGCTCGACCCAGACGCGGCCGGCCGTGCCGCGGACCATGTAGGACCGCTCGGCGCTGGCGGGCATGTCGGCGTACATCAGCGCCGCGGCTTCCTTGGCGATGAGCGGGCCGTACACGCGGGGGTAGGCGGGGAGCGAGGGGGCGAGCCAGATCGTCGTCTTGCCGGAGCGGACCGTCACGCTGACGGCCTCGGTCTGGACGTCGGTGCCGAGCTTGACCTCGATGCCCTTGTCGTTGAGGTAAGCGACGACGCGGCCGCCGGCCTCGGGGCCGTCGTTCATCGCGACGAGGGCACGCTCGATCGCGGCGATGGACTTGGCGCGATCGACGGCCTGCGCGGCCTTCCTCGATTCGAGGTCCTGGAGGTGGTTCTCGAAATCGATCTCGGCGGCACGGTCCTGGGCGGCGGCGGGGACGGCGAGGATCAAAGCGAGGATCGCGTACTTCAAGAGGGGCCTCCTTGCGGCGATGAGGCATTGTACCCTGTCCCCCGGGGCGCGCGCGCGGGCCTTGCGGCCCAGCCCGTTCCTGCCAAAGGTCCCAGGAAGGCCGGTTCGTTGCTCCAATGAACGAGGGGGGTGAGCCCATGACCGGAAGAATCGTCGTGCTCATTCTGGCGGCGGCGCTCGCGGCGTGCCAGACGCCCCAGTCGCGCATCAAGAAGAACCAGGCCGCGTTCGACGCCTACCCGCCGGAGGTCCAGACGGCCATCCGGGAGGGCCGGGTGGAGGTCGGCTTCACGGGGGAGCAGGCCGTGATGGCCCTCGGCAAGCCCACCCGAGTCTACTCGCAGAAGACGGCCGCCTCGAGCCAGGAGGTGTGGGAATACGGCAGCGGCGGCGGCTCGAGCGTGGGGTTCGGCTTCGGCATGTCCAGCATGGGAGGCGGCAGCGGCTACGGCACCGGGATCGGCGTCAACTCCGACGTCTCGGACCCGCGGGCGCGGACGCGCCTGATCCTGGAGAGCGGCAAGATCGTCACCATCGAGCGCCGCGAGAAGTGACGAGCCTCAGTAGATCTTGGGCCGGACGTCGCGCTTGAGGTCCCAGCCCGACGGGTCGGGCTTCTTGAGCGACCCGAGGTCGAGGTCGGCGATCACGAGGTCCGGGCGCGGGGAGCGGTTGGAGACCTTTTCGCCGTCGGGGCCGGCGAAGTAGCTCGCGCCGAAGTAGGGCTGGTTCCACGGCTTCTCCTCGCCGCGGCGGTTGGAGCCGCCGATGAAGAGGCGGTGGCGGCATGCGTCGACGAGGAATTCCTGATTCCATAGACGCCGCGATTTGGCCCCGAAGGTGACGGCGGGGGAGAACACGAGCTCCGCGCCCGCCTCGGCCAAGGCCGCGACGACGCCCTCGAAATGGCGGTCGTAGCAGATGGCCACGCCGACCTTCCCGACCGAGGTCTTGAAGACGGGAAAGTAAGGGTTCTTGCCGAGTATCTTCGGCGATCTCTTATTCTGCGGCCCTTCGCTGCGTCCGTAATAATACGTCTCCGCGAACTCGCCCTGCTCGTTGGCGCCGCAGGGGATGTGCGTCTTGCGGTACTTGCCGATGATCGTCCCGTCGGCCTCGATGACGACCGCGGTGTTGAAGCGCTTCTTCGACTCGGCGTCGAGCTCGTAGATCGGCGCCACGACGACGATGCCGTTGTCCCTCGCGGCCTCGGCGAAGGCGTTCACGCTGGGCCCCGTCGCCGCGTCCTCGGCCATGGCCAGCCACATCGGGTCCTTGGTCATGGCGAAGTACGGCCCGGTGCACAGCTCCCCGAGGCAGACGATCTTCCCCCCGGCCTTCGCGGCGACGCGGATCAGGCCGGCGTTGTGCTCCACGTTCGCGCCGCGGACCGCGTCGAGGCGGCGCTTGAGCCCCCGAAGGTCCTTCACGGACTCCGGCATGTCCGGGTACGCGTTGACCGTCTGGATCATAGCCGCGCGGACGAGGCTCATCGCGTTTCCTCGGCCAAGGCGAGGGCCGCGCCCAGAAGGACGTTCACGCCGTTCGCGCACTGCTTCAGCGTCGAGAACTCCCGCGGGTTGTGGCTGATCCCGTCGTACTCGCCCGGGACGAAGACCATCGCCGTCTTGCACACCCGGCTCCACTCCTGGGCGTCGTGGCCGGCGCCGGAGAGGATGGGCTCGTGCGACAGCCCCAGACGGTCGGCCTGGGCGGCGATGAGGGACTGCACGGACGCGTCGAAGGGCACGTGCGGGGTCTTGGCCGTGCGGCGGCTGGTGATGGTCACGCCGTCCCGTTTGGCGACCTCGCGGCACAGGGCGGCGAAGTCCTTCTCCGCCTTCTTCATCAGCGCGTCGGAGGGGTTGCGCAGGTCCACGGAGACGATCGCGCGGCCGGGCACGACGTTGACCATGCCCGGGACGTGGCGCACCGCGCCCATCGCCGCGCGCATCTCGCGGCCGTAGCGGCCCGAGGCCGTCATCTCGCGCAGGGCGACGTTGAGCCGGGCGGCGGCCAGGCCCGCGTCGCGGCGGAAGCT
Proteins encoded:
- a CDS encoding acyltransferase, yielding MSLVRAAMIQTVNAYPDMPESVKDLRGLKRRLDAVRGANVEHNAGLIRVAAKAGGKIVCLGELCTGPYFAMTKDPMWLAMAEDAATGPSVNAFAEAARDNGIVVVAPIYELDAESKKRFNTAVVIEADGTIIGKYRKTHIPCGANEQGEFAETYYYGRSEGPQNKRSPKILGKNPYFPVFKTSVGKVGVAICYDRHFEGVVAALAEAGAELVFSPAVTFGAKSRRLWNQEFLVDACRHRLFIGGSNRRGEEKPWNQPYFGASYFAGPDGEKVSNRSPRPDLVIADLDLGSLKKPDPSGWDLKRDVRPKIY